In Anopheles gambiae chromosome 2, idAnoGambNW_F1_1, whole genome shotgun sequence, a single window of DNA contains:
- the LOC133391405 gene encoding uncharacterized protein LOC133391405 — translation MPTNLRDSGWMVEDDDEHSVCSFKPGIEEASAFPSLSFSSLQVGECKALDGEEEIDKISFNRWREIRESGMALAGIKEESTKANIFKMKAGSKLLDILDNTSNKGGPDALTQPYSSAIYRLEEYFGSRDYLLFQRQKLRSLPQNKDESDLKYVRRVSTIAKPCGYVHDQLVETVADVLQNHARNRKVREVARKAARKGNSLQELLDCVRTVEIEQQAEENFSKKYPTEEASNVLAVSYGVPGSNRGEIRTSTFGYRGRGYFPRSRGGYSRMSGPVSSSSKPCWRCTSTGHQPDHCFAIAKFCHLCRAKGHIQRACTSSRVKRETGRDRDGSPASKIRKIAAVASNDQEEEATTLQLIPAVYNINMRTSNYSIPTSSSKLSEPNIFVSPTKVSMCGLDSYVMCSLDFKGIESAGSITCTVAGVEVKFLIDSGAEVNTVGDNIFDQIMRDTISHPIYELKNGTDKPLRAYATSKPISVIATFLAELFISPDRPSAIEKILCDTRSKTTFRAFDCDKI, via the exons ATGCCAACAAACTTGCGGGATTCCGGGTGGATGGTGGAGGATGACGACGAGCATAGTGTGTGTTCGTTCAAACCAGGAATAGAGGAAGCTTCAGCATTTCCCTCGCTTTCATTTTCTTCGCTACAAGTTGGGGAATGCAAAGCCTTAGACGGAGAGGAGGAAATTGACAAAATTTCCTTCAATAGATGGCGTGAGATCCGCGAATCGGGTATGGCATTAGCAGGAATAAAGGAAGAGTCGACGAAggcaaacatttttaaaatgaaagcGGGCTCAAAATTGCTTGACATCTTGGACAACACATCTAATAAAGGCGGGCCTGATGCACTTACCCAGCCATATTCCAGTGCAATTTATCGCCTTGAGGAGTATTTTGGTTCAAGGGATTATTTGCTATTCCAGCGGCAGAAACTTCGATCGTTGCCGCAGAATAAGGACGAATCTGACCTAAAATATGTGCGTCGTGTGTCAACTATTGCCAAACCTTGCGGTTATGTTCATGACCAACTTGTCGAGACTGTAGCAGATGTTTTACAGAACCATGCCAGAAACCGTAAAGTCCGCGAAGTAGCCCGAAAAGCTGCCCGTAAAGGGAACTCTTTACAAGAGTTATTGGACTGTGTGCGTACGGTCGAGATTGAACAACAAGCAGaggaaaattttagcaagaaGTATCCTACGGAAGAAGCTTCAAATGTATTGGCGGTGTCGTATGGTGTTCCGGGTTCGAACCGAGGAGAGATTCGAACATCAACATTCGGCTACAGAGGCAGAGGATATTTTCCGCGTAGCCGCGGAGGATATTCACGCATGAGTGGACCCGTTTCGTCTTCATCTAAACCGTGCTGGCGTTGTACGAGCACAGGTCATCAACCGGATCACTGTTTTGCCATTGCGAAGTTTTGCCATTTGTGCCGAGCTAAAGGGCATATTCAAAGAGCATGTACGTCATCTCGTGTTAAACGTGAAACCGGTAGAGATCGAGATGGTTCGCCCGCTTCTAAAATTAGGAAAATCGCAGCAGTTGCGTCCAACGACCAAGAAGAGGAAGCT ACAACTCTTCAACTAATTCCAGCAGTTTATAATATCAACATGCGTACGAGCAATTATTCAATACCAACTAGCTCAAGTAAGCTATCGGAACCAAATATTTTCGTCAGCCCAACAAAGGTATCAATGTGCGGGTTGGATTCGTACGTGATGTGTTCCTTGGATTTCAAGGGAATAGAAAGCGCAGGATCAATTACATGTACAGTAGCGGGTGTTGAGGTTAAGTTTTTGATAGATTCTGGGGCCGAAGTGAATACTGTCGGTGATaatatttttgatcaaataATGAGAGATACCATTTCTCATCCAATTTATGAATTGAAAAACGGTACGGATAAACCGTTGAGGGCATATGCTACAAGTAAACCTATTTCAGTTATCGCTACATTCCTCGCTGAACTGTTTATTTCCCCTGATCGGCCTTCCGCAATCGAAAAAATTTTATGTGATACCAGGAGCAAAACCACTTTTAGGGCGTTCGACTGCGACAAGATATAG